A section of the Triticum dicoccoides isolate Atlit2015 ecotype Zavitan chromosome 7A, WEW_v2.0, whole genome shotgun sequence genome encodes:
- the LOC119331999 gene encoding uncharacterized protein LOC119331999, which yields MEWLLHPCHFTCVLLRLALRVFTKGNRDGYSTPDIVTTFALLGGACALEVASVLKMIWSTWTYAILRNYDWDRLAIVILFARYHLVAIKDGRWSDSIGQINLISFCVHRGKKDLKGRIARLIGLRDWWDKARCTKHPKLSPEVKEFVWGLLKGDKRHMVQIEDVTIQSGYWARRFTGFAESQQLNWSLSIEFHKSMLIWHIATSTFLNHPDVKSELVGKYKGMAGAVETLSDYMMYLLVEHPDMLPIKPAAHSLFGETSGSYMQLLSIWNKSNADGNYQMILNYKKVFSDPRKDRSMGVVNQDDLVLWQACSLVHTMLNMKLELIHKMVIIGTVWVEMLCYAATNATGGFHARQLSNGGEFLTHILLLIKHADAVSKSVGGIVEATVGDDELTAGGNSPSVHSDGCNDEITEAC from the coding sequence ATGGAGTGGCTTCTGCACCCGTGCCATTTCACTTGTGTCTTGCTTCGCCTAGCTCTTAGGGTCTTCACAAAAGGCAATAGAGATGGCTACAGCACACCCGAcattgttaccacttttgctcttcTGGGTGGAGCTTGCGCACTGGAGGTCGCATCTGTTTTGAAGATGATTTGGTCGACCTGGACATATGCCATCCTGAGAAACTATGACTGGGACCGGCTGGCAATTGTGATTCTGTTCGCACGGTACCACCTCGTCGCCATCAAGGATGGAAGGTGGTCCGATTCCATCGGGCAAATTAACTTGATATCCTTCTGTGTTCACAGAGGAAAGAAGGACCTCAAGGGAAGAATAGCCCGTTTAATTGGGCTCCGGGACTGGTGGGACAAAGCTCGCTGCACCAAACATCCCAAGCTTTCTCCTGAAGTGAAGGAGTTTGTATGGGGCTTGCTCAAAGGTGACAAGAGGCATATGGTACAAATTGAAGACGTGACCATCCAGAGTGGGTACTGGGCTCGCAGGTTCACGGGCTTTGCCGAGAGCCAACAGCTCAATTGGAGCCTGAGTATTGAATTTCACAAAAGCATGCTTATCTGGCATATAGCCACAAGCACCTTTCTCAATCACCCTGACGTCAAATCGGAGCTGGTCGGCAAGTATAAGGGCATGGCTGGAGCAGTTGAGACTCTCTCAGATTACATGATGTACCTCCTCGTCGAGCACCCTGACATGCTGCCCATCAAACCAGCTGCTCATAGCCTGTTTGGTGAAACCAGTGGCTCTTACATGCAGCTTCTGAGCATATGGAACAAATCTAATGCGGATGGGAATTACCAGATGATTCTGAATTACAAGAAAGTATTTTCTGATCCAAGAAAAGACAGGTCTATGGGTGTTGTTAACCAGGACGACCTTGTGCTGTGGCAAGCATGCAGTCTTGTTCACACAATGCTCAACATGAAGTTGGAGCTCATACATAAGATGGTAATAATTGGAACAGTGTGGGTGGAGATGCTGTGCTATGCAGCAACCAATGCAACTGGGGGATTCCACGCCAGGCAGCTGAGCAATGGTGGCGAGTTTCTGACCCACATCCTGCTCCTCATCAAACATGCTGATGCTGTCTCCAAATCAGTTGGTGGCATTGTGGAGGCTACTGTTGGCGATGACGAGCTGACTGCGGGCGGGAATTCTCCTTCTGTTCATAGTGATGGTTGCAACGACGAGATCACTGAAGCCTGTTGA